The window TAATATGGATCTCCTTAGCTGCTCTTTTCTATCTGCTAATCAATGTTGTGGGAGTTGTTTGAGCAGTACCACGAAGGGGTGAGAGCTATGTGGTTAGCAGAGAAAGGTGGGCAAGTCTATAAGCATCCATATGACATAGGCGCATATGAAAACCTAACCTtggtaaaataattttatatcttcTTTAGATTGGTTTGTATCAGTCAAAGGCTATTTCTTGAAGTTTTTGAACTGTTTCTTTTTACAGATTTTGGGTCCGAACATACTTTCTTGGCTCTGTCCTACATCAAAGCATATCGGTTCTGGTCTGCGTTTCCGTACAGCTTTTGACTCAGCACCTGTTTCTTCTGGAACGAAACCTTGAGCCCATGACACGAATCATattttaccaattttttttgttgaaaaggCAGCAAGATGTTCAACTTCACGTCACTCTTGACTCATCATGTTCAGGCGGTTTAGCTGCCTCAGCTCAAAAACCAAGACCACTGTTTGACAAGGATCTCTCTCTCATTATTTCCCCTGTTTTCTTTGGATTCCTCAAAAAGGAGAAGGAAGTTAGGGTTGTGGATACATAACTCAAACTGTGATTATACTTATTATACGTACCAATTAACAAGGTGAAAAGACATCTTTGTAAGATTCATAATTTCTAATCAGAATCAGACAGTTCCTGAGTATGTTTTGTGTTTAtatggagagttttagtttgtaAGCAAGCTATTTGATTCTGAGATTTCATAAGAGAAAAGAAGTTTGTTTCAAACTAAAttagacaaagaagaagaataacaaAATCAGAGAGGAAGATCAAGCCCTTTTCCAACCTCAAGATCAACGCTGGTTCAGACTTGGGTTCCACGTTTAAGAGATTATTATATACACCAGAAGAAGCCCCCATTGTTTAACTTAACAGAGGTCTGAAGAAGAGATAATTATGTATGAAAGGgtgatttgaaaaaataaaaaaaaagaacaacaaaGGTTGTCAACTATTACTAGAGAAAGCTAGCAGAGTTGGTTGAAAACTAAGAGAGAATAAAAATTACAACAATGGTTACCAAAAGATCTGATCACTTTTTGTCTTCTGGAGCAATTCATTTCAAGTAGACATGTCTTGGAACTGCCATGGGTTGAATGGGATTGACTTAGGGTCAGTGTTATCTTCAGATTTATCAGCAGCTTCCCGGTGTTCTAAGTACTTTCCATTGAACTGGTAAACTTCAAGATCCCCCCATGGTGTAGGAGTGACTTCCTCTGTTATATCAAACCACTTGGGAGTAAAGCTATGCCCCTTCTCTTCACGTGTTCTCTTCTCTGCTCGCTGTCTCTCTTCCAAGCTGCAACAAAATGTATAATGAGAATCCGCTCTACTTTCAGTTCCAGATTCTAACAGGACAAGTTCTTTTTCTGTGATCATACCTGCTCTTCTCATTGCCGGATTTGGACATGTCGCCCATCTCAAGTGCGTATCTATCAGGACGTAACCGTGAATCAGACGGCAACAGCTTTTTGGGGGCAGTGTCGAAGCTATTGATCTTGTGAGCAAAGTGTGTGTATTGGTATTTATCATCCTTTGGAACATCAGCGAGTTTCCACACCTCCTTTAGTTCGGTGCCAGGGAGAGGCTCGCCTTCACCGTCACACTGCTGATAGCTCATGGACTCGTTCCATTTACCGGTCATGAGTATCTTGGGCTCCTCCGAGGCGTTATAGACATATCCATCCACTTCATATCGACCAGATCTGTTGAGATTCACATGTCTCTTAAGCTCGAAGtggaaaaaacaagaaaaacagGAAGAGGAGGTTTGAATTAAAGGTGACTTACCCGAACCAACCACATGGTTGAAAGTAAAGCACGACTTTGTCACCAGTGGTGAGATTAGTCATGATCATTTCCCCAGGAGAATCGACCCAAGTTCGTCCAAAGATTAGGTTATGAACTTTGGTTAGAGGAGGTACCAAGTCAAGAACTACTCCATCTCTTTTAAGTGTCACCCGTGTCCTGCATCACAGACTCATAACGTTTAGGACAATGAAGAATGTTAACTTAGTAGATAGATACACTTGCAGCCCTGCTGTGGTTTTGTACCTTCCTACTGGGTAAACGTCAATGGAATTTCCCAGAAACTTTGTTTTCAGTTTTGAAGTACAATCATAAGTGAAATGCTCATTTTCAGCATGACCAGCACTCATTGGTGGATGATGGCTGACCTGAGAATAAGACTATTGGTGTCAATGGGAGAAGTTGGCAGCGTAAAAGAACTAAAGATACAATTAATTAGAG of the Brassica rapa cultivar Chiifu-401-42 chromosome A03, CAAS_Brap_v3.01, whole genome shotgun sequence genome contains:
- the LOC103859303 gene encoding oxysterol-binding protein-related protein 3B, with the translated sequence MSMFGAIAPSISNWVAAVTKSVNGLVGYEGVEVINPEGSNEDAAEEANKGRWNQEDRDGYWKMMHKYIGSDVTSMVTLPVIIFEPMTMLQKMAELMEYSHLLDMADQTEDPYMRMVYASSWAISVYYAFQRTWKPFNPILGETYEMANYNGLNFISEQVSHHPPMSAGHAENEHFTYDCTSKLKTKFLGNSIDVYPVGRTRVTLKRDGVVLDLVPPLTKVHNLIFGRTWVDSPGEMIMTNLTTGDKVVLYFQPCGWFGSGRYEVDGYVYNASEEPKILMTGKWNESMSYQQCDGEGEPLPGTELKEVWKLADVPKDDKYQYTHFAHKINSFDTAPKKLLPSDSRLRPDRYALEMGDMSKSGNEKSSLEERQRAEKRTREEKGHSFTPKWFDITEEVTPTPWGDLEVYQFNGKYLEHREAADKSEDNTDPKSIPFNPWQFQDMST